One genomic window of Xanthobacter dioxanivorans includes the following:
- a CDS encoding DUF2380 domain-containing protein: MHRLLLPLVAAGLVAAAPGARSAEAGQGRAIALIDFHYLDTSGEPRDQTAEHRTRLEVFMSGLARDVSAGERFRLVSPRCTPKPCTLVGSPMPELVAAARNAGADLLLVGGIHKMSTLVQWAKVEVVDLRTGRVVFEKLYTFRGDSDEAWRRAETFIAGQVLALPPS; this comes from the coding sequence ATGCACCGCCTTCTCCTTCCCCTTGTCGCAGCCGGCCTCGTCGCCGCCGCGCCCGGCGCCCGGTCCGCCGAAGCCGGGCAGGGTCGCGCCATCGCGCTGATCGACTTCCATTATCTCGACACTTCGGGCGAGCCGCGCGACCAGACGGCGGAGCATCGGACCCGGCTCGAGGTGTTCATGTCGGGGCTGGCACGCGACGTCTCGGCGGGGGAGCGGTTCCGTCTCGTCAGCCCGCGCTGCACGCCGAAGCCCTGCACGCTGGTGGGCAGCCCCATGCCGGAGCTGGTTGCCGCGGCGCGCAACGCGGGGGCGGACCTGCTCCTGGTCGGCGGCATCCATAAGATGAGCACGCTGGTGCAATGGGCGAAGGTGGAGGTCGTCGATCTCAGGACCGGGCGCGTCGTGTTCGAGAAGCTGTACACCTTCCGCGGCGACAGCGACGAGGCGTGGCGCCGCGCCGAGACCTTCATCGCCGGCCAGGTCCTCGCCCTTCCCCCCTCCTGA
- a CDS encoding 2Fe-2S iron-sulfur cluster-binding protein, with amino-acid sequence MTQIVFITSDSRRIEIDAQDGLSVMECARRANVPGIVAECGGACSCATCHVYIDAPWSGIVGEAAGMERDMLEFAESVRETSRLSCQVKVAPDLDGLTVHLPDGQA; translated from the coding sequence ATGACCCAAATCGTCTTCATCACGTCCGACAGCCGGCGTATCGAGATCGACGCGCAGGACGGGCTGAGCGTCATGGAGTGCGCGCGCCGCGCCAACGTGCCCGGCATCGTGGCCGAATGCGGCGGCGCCTGCTCCTGCGCCACCTGCCATGTCTATATCGACGCGCCCTGGAGCGGCATCGTCGGCGAGGCGGCCGGCATGGAGCGCGACATGCTCGAATTCGCCGAGAGCGTGCGCGAGACCTCGCGCCTCTCCTGCCAGGTGAAGGTGGCGCCGGACCTCGACGGGCTCACCGTGCATCTCCCCGACGGCCAGGCCTGA
- a CDS encoding enoyl-CoA hydratase/isomerase family protein, translating to MTHSTAPGTTVEAGKSEPASPEIWMGEGPVLLAYADGIATLTLNRPNAANGMNIELMQALYKALMLCHRAPGLRVVHLRGAGANFCAGGDVREFASKGEALGDFLREVTAYLQVAIGALIRLKAVVVTEVHGYAAGGGGLGLVCASDIVIAGEGARFLAGATRVGMAPDAGSSVILPHLVGFRRAAEIMLSNRIVEAAEAQQIGLITKCVPDSVLEDEARKAARFYASGAPLALAATKRLLWNALNVEPALPEEARTVSELSFTADSREGLAAVIEKRKPVFNGR from the coding sequence ATGACACACAGCACGGCACCTGGCACTACGGTAGAGGCCGGCAAATCCGAGCCGGCCAGCCCCGAGATCTGGATGGGCGAAGGGCCCGTCCTCCTCGCATACGCCGACGGGATCGCAACCCTCACGCTGAACCGACCGAATGCGGCTAACGGCATGAACATCGAGCTGATGCAGGCGCTCTACAAGGCGCTCATGCTGTGCCACCGGGCGCCCGGGCTGCGAGTGGTGCATCTGCGGGGGGCCGGCGCCAATTTCTGCGCCGGCGGCGACGTCCGTGAATTCGCCTCCAAGGGCGAGGCCCTCGGCGACTTCCTGCGCGAGGTCACGGCCTACCTGCAGGTGGCCATCGGGGCGCTGATCCGCCTCAAGGCCGTCGTCGTGACCGAGGTCCACGGCTATGCGGCCGGCGGCGGCGGACTCGGCCTCGTCTGCGCCTCCGACATCGTCATCGCCGGCGAGGGCGCCCGCTTCCTGGCCGGCGCCACGCGGGTGGGCATGGCGCCGGATGCGGGGTCTTCCGTGATCCTGCCCCACCTCGTGGGCTTCCGACGGGCGGCGGAGATCATGCTGTCCAACCGCATCGTGGAGGCGGCCGAGGCGCAGCAGATCGGGCTGATCACGAAATGCGTGCCGGATTCTGTCCTTGAGGATGAAGCGCGCAAGGCCGCGCGCTTCTACGCCAGCGGCGCCCCCCTCGCCCTCGCGGCCACCAAGCGCCTCTTGTGGAACGCGCTGAACGTGGAGCCCGCCCTGCCCGAGGAGGCGCGCACCGTGTCCGAGCTGTCGTTCACCGCCGATTCCCGCGAGGGCCTCGCGGCGGTGATCGAGAAGCGCAAGCCGGTGTTCAACGGCCGATGA
- a CDS encoding DUF3280 domain-containing protein, with translation MMPHATRTLVAFAALAVAIGPVAVAAGPVPARIAVFAFELDDFSAGAGIAGDPASDRRYLDEATREALKLIGESGRYVLVDTAPAGDDDVRERTLYRCHGCEAPIALRLGADLSFLGVITRISRTDYAVRFEIRDARTGDLVRLRQSDLRIGADYAWSRGARALIRQGLLDAR, from the coding sequence ATGATGCCTCACGCAACACGGACTTTGGTCGCCTTCGCCGCGCTGGCCGTGGCGATCGGCCCCGTCGCGGTCGCCGCCGGTCCCGTCCCGGCGCGGATCGCCGTGTTCGCCTTCGAGCTGGATGACTTCAGCGCTGGCGCCGGCATCGCCGGCGACCCGGCGTCCGACCGCCGCTATCTCGACGAGGCGACGCGCGAGGCCCTGAAGCTCATCGGCGAGAGCGGGCGTTACGTGCTGGTGGATACCGCCCCGGCCGGCGACGACGACGTGCGCGAGCGCACGCTCTACCGCTGCCACGGCTGCGAGGCCCCCATCGCGCTGCGGCTCGGGGCGGACCTTTCCTTTCTCGGCGTCATCACGCGCATCAGCCGGACCGACTATGCCGTGCGCTTCGAGATCCGCGACGCGCGCACCGGCGACCTCGTCCGCCTGCGGCAGAGCGACCTACGGATCGGCGCCGACTATGCCTGGAGCCGCGGCGCGCGTGCCCTGATCCGGCAAGGGCTGCTGGACGCCAGATGA
- a CDS encoding aromatic-ring-hydroxylating dioxygenase subunit beta yields the protein MTALAKTFTQASAPDLAALDPVLLQHQVAQFLYMEARLQDTHAYDAWEALWTDDAIYWIPANGDDIDPDRQMSVLYDNRSRIGVRIAQLKTGRRHTQTPRSELARVVANIEVTEVLGNEVGVRANVVIYEDNLRGETVWAARNEYRLRMVDGTFRLVRKKVALVNNEKPIYTLSFLV from the coding sequence ATGACCGCCCTCGCCAAGACCTTCACGCAGGCATCCGCGCCCGACCTCGCCGCCCTGGATCCGGTGCTGCTGCAGCATCAGGTGGCGCAATTCCTCTACATGGAGGCCCGCCTCCAGGACACCCACGCCTATGACGCGTGGGAGGCGCTGTGGACCGACGACGCCATCTACTGGATCCCGGCCAACGGCGACGACATCGATCCCGACAGGCAGATGTCGGTGCTCTACGACAACCGCTCGCGCATCGGCGTGCGGATCGCGCAGCTCAAGACCGGCCGGCGCCACACCCAGACCCCGCGCTCGGAGCTGGCCCGCGTGGTCGCGAACATCGAGGTGACGGAGGTCCTCGGCAACGAGGTCGGCGTGCGCGCCAACGTCGTCATCTACGAGGACAACCTGCGGGGCGAGACGGTCTGGGCCGCCCGCAACGAATACCGGCTGCGGATGGTCGACGGGACCTTCCGGCTGGTCCGCAAGAAGGTCGCGCTCGTGAACAACGAGAAGCCCATCTACACCCTGTCTTTCCTGGTTTGA
- a CDS encoding branched-chain amino acid ABC transporter permease, whose protein sequence is MSDLLQFLVSGVTVGAVYALVALGFTIIYNASDVVNFAQGEFVMLGGMISVAGVAAGLPLPLAALIAIVVTAAVGVALNELAIEPARGAPVVSLIIITIGASIFIRGVTQIVFDKGLHRLPAFSGDTPLRLFGAAILPQSLWVVAGAVAIFLGLWLFFTRTLTGRAVLATSNNRLAAQLVGINTKFVMTLSFALSAGIGALAGVLITPIMPTSFEAGIALALKGFAAAMLGGMGNPKGALAGGFLLGLLEALTAGYVSSHYKDAVAFFVILAVLFAFPRGLYGSNPTERV, encoded by the coding sequence ATGTCTGATCTTCTGCAGTTCCTGGTGTCCGGAGTGACGGTCGGCGCGGTCTACGCGCTCGTCGCCCTGGGCTTCACCATCATCTACAACGCGTCCGACGTGGTGAACTTCGCCCAGGGTGAGTTCGTCATGCTCGGCGGCATGATCTCGGTGGCCGGCGTCGCCGCCGGGCTGCCGCTGCCGTTGGCCGCGCTCATCGCCATCGTGGTGACGGCGGCGGTGGGCGTCGCGCTCAACGAGCTCGCCATCGAGCCGGCGCGCGGCGCTCCGGTGGTGTCGCTGATCATCATCACCATCGGCGCCTCCATCTTCATCCGTGGCGTGACGCAGATCGTGTTCGACAAGGGCCTGCACCGCCTGCCCGCCTTCTCGGGCGACACGCCGCTGCGCCTGTTCGGCGCCGCCATCTTGCCGCAGAGCCTGTGGGTGGTGGCCGGCGCCGTGGCCATCTTCCTCGGTCTCTGGCTGTTCTTCACCCGGACGCTGACCGGGCGCGCGGTGCTGGCCACCTCCAACAACCGGCTGGCGGCGCAACTCGTGGGCATCAACACCAAGTTCGTGATGACCCTGTCCTTCGCCCTGTCCGCCGGCATCGGCGCGCTGGCGGGGGTGCTCATCACCCCCATCATGCCCACCAGCTTCGAGGCGGGGATCGCGCTGGCGCTGAAGGGCTTCGCGGCGGCCATGCTGGGCGGCATGGGCAACCCCAAGGGCGCCCTCGCCGGCGGGTTTCTGCTGGGCCTCCTGGAAGCGCTCACCGCCGGCTATGTGAGCTCCCACTACAAGGACGCGGTGGCCTTCTTCGTCATCCTCGCCGTGCTGTTCGCGTTCCCGCGTGGCCTTTACGGCAGCAACCCGACGGAGCGCGTGTGA
- a CDS encoding aromatic ring-hydroxylating oxygenase subunit alpha, with translation MPQAAVSQEAGFRDYRALIEPARVNSRLYYDPDIFQEELEKIWYRTWVYVGHTSEIPNKNDYVTKSIGPMPVLLVRDKDGEVRLLLNKCPHRGNQLCAYKQGNRTSFTCPYHSWTFSNTGDLMGYALPEGYEGQDKKGLNLGKVPRIAIYRGFVFGSMAHEGPSLEEHLGGAKAALDQLLDNSPTGELDLTAGFLQHRTKANWKFMLENETDGYHPGFVHGSVFQVTNSGIGNLYGAQSLALTRDYGNGHTEFDLRPEWRRLDKPLEWFGTSEARLPDYVQAMNAAYGAERARQIMIDGSPHVMIFPNLFIAEIQMFVLQPVAVDETIQHVTALQFKGAPDINRRLRQQTMGSVGPAGFLLADDTEMYERNHRGAKIPDPEWLTLTRGLHRERRDENGFRIAHSTDETPQRGIWRHYLNLMTQAR, from the coding sequence ATGCCACAAGCAGCAGTATCCCAGGAAGCCGGATTCCGCGATTATCGCGCCCTGATCGAGCCGGCGCGTGTCAACAGCCGCCTCTACTACGACCCCGACATCTTCCAGGAAGAGCTGGAGAAGATCTGGTACCGCACCTGGGTCTATGTGGGCCACACCAGCGAGATCCCGAACAAGAACGACTACGTCACCAAGTCGATCGGCCCCATGCCGGTGCTGCTGGTGCGGGACAAGGACGGCGAGGTCCGCCTCCTGCTCAACAAGTGCCCGCACCGCGGCAACCAGCTCTGCGCCTACAAGCAGGGCAACCGGACGAGCTTTACCTGCCCCTACCATTCCTGGACCTTCAGCAATACCGGCGACCTCATGGGCTACGCCTTGCCGGAGGGCTATGAGGGGCAGGACAAGAAGGGCCTCAACCTCGGCAAGGTGCCGCGCATCGCCATCTATCGCGGCTTCGTCTTCGGCTCCATGGCGCACGAAGGTCCGTCGCTGGAGGAGCATCTCGGCGGCGCCAAAGCGGCCCTCGACCAGTTGCTCGACAACTCGCCCACCGGCGAGCTGGACCTGACCGCGGGCTTCCTGCAGCACCGCACCAAGGCCAACTGGAAGTTCATGCTGGAGAACGAGACCGACGGCTACCATCCCGGCTTCGTGCACGGCTCCGTCTTCCAGGTGACGAACAGCGGCATCGGCAATCTCTACGGCGCGCAATCCCTGGCGCTGACGCGCGATTACGGCAACGGCCACACCGAGTTCGACCTGCGGCCCGAGTGGCGCCGCCTCGACAAGCCCCTGGAATGGTTCGGCACCAGCGAGGCGCGCCTGCCCGACTATGTGCAGGCGATGAACGCCGCCTACGGCGCCGAGCGCGCCCGGCAGATCATGATCGACGGCTCGCCGCACGTCATGATCTTCCCGAACCTCTTCATCGCCGAGATCCAGATGTTCGTGCTGCAGCCGGTGGCGGTGGACGAGACCATCCAGCATGTGACGGCGCTGCAGTTCAAGGGCGCGCCGGACATCAACCGCCGCCTGCGCCAGCAGACCATGGGATCGGTCGGGCCGGCGGGATTCCTGCTCGCCGACGACACCGAGATGTACGAGCGCAATCATCGCGGTGCGAAGATCCCTGATCCCGAGTGGCTGACGCTGACGCGCGGCCTGCATCGCGAGCGGCGCGACGAGAACGGCTTCCGCATCGCCCATTCCACCGACGAGACGCCGCAGCGCGGCATCTGGCGCCACTACCTCAACCTGATGACGCAGGCCCGCTGA
- a CDS encoding SDR family NAD(P)-dependent oxidoreductase — protein MNTGGAASGRRALVTGGGAGIGAATVRRLVADGLAVAFCDLDVAAGAALSAQTGAVFVHMDGTDAVAGAALFAAHGPFDVLVNNIGADQHAFFTDTTAADWRFLLSVNLETAFLFTGLALPGMQAARYGRIVNVASEAGRLGSKGGSVYAAAKAGLIGFTRSIARENARYNITANAVAPGPIRTPMVERAVAEVGERLAADMAALTLMRRIGEPEEVAAAVAFLGSEGASFITGEVLGVSGGMGCGA, from the coding sequence ATGAACACGGGCGGAGCGGCGAGCGGGCGACGCGCCCTCGTCACCGGCGGGGGCGCCGGCATCGGCGCCGCTACCGTCCGCCGCTTGGTCGCGGACGGGCTGGCGGTGGCCTTCTGCGACCTCGACGTGGCGGCGGGCGCGGCCTTGTCGGCCCAGACCGGGGCGGTCTTCGTCCACATGGACGGCACGGACGCGGTGGCCGGCGCGGCCTTGTTCGCCGCGCACGGCCCGTTCGACGTGCTGGTGAACAACATCGGCGCAGACCAGCATGCCTTCTTCACCGACACCACAGCCGCCGACTGGCGCTTCCTGCTCTCGGTCAATCTGGAGACGGCCTTCCTGTTCACCGGCCTCGCGCTGCCGGGCATGCAGGCGGCCCGCTACGGGCGGATCGTGAACGTCGCCTCGGAAGCGGGGCGGCTGGGATCGAAGGGAGGGTCGGTCTACGCCGCCGCCAAGGCCGGCCTGATCGGCTTCACCCGTTCCATCGCCCGCGAGAACGCCCGGTACAACATCACGGCGAACGCCGTCGCCCCGGGGCCCATCCGCACGCCCATGGTGGAGCGGGCGGTGGCGGAGGTGGGCGAAAGGCTCGCAGCCGACATGGCCGCTTTGACGCTGATGCGCCGCATCGGCGAGCCGGAGGAAGTGGCCGCAGCGGTCGCCTTCCTCGGCTCGGAGGGGGCGTCCTTCATCACCGGCGAAGTCCTCGGCGTGTCCGGCGGCATGGGCTGCGGCGCCTGA
- a CDS encoding ABC transporter ATP-binding protein — protein MLTVEGLRSRYGRIEVLHGVDLSVGSGEIVTVVGANGAGKTTLLRCLSGVQPVCGGAITFRGESLTAVPAYRRVQRGLAQSPEGRQIFTNLSVEENLRLGAFIFSDERVERDMADAFVMFPVLREKRNQLAGGLSGGQQQMLAIARALMGRPACLLLDEPSMGLAPILVAQIFDVVKSLKALDVAVLLVEQNAFGALSIADRGYVMETGRITMDGSAANLIADPLIRAAYLGI, from the coding sequence ATGCTCACGGTTGAGGGCTTGCGGTCGCGCTACGGCCGCATCGAGGTGCTCCACGGCGTCGATCTGTCCGTCGGCTCGGGCGAGATCGTCACCGTGGTCGGCGCCAACGGGGCGGGCAAGACGACGCTCCTGCGCTGCCTCTCCGGCGTCCAGCCGGTGTGCGGCGGCGCCATCACCTTCCGCGGCGAATCCCTCACCGCCGTCCCGGCCTACCGGCGGGTGCAGCGTGGGCTCGCCCAGTCCCCCGAAGGCCGGCAGATCTTCACCAACCTCAGCGTGGAGGAGAACCTGCGCCTCGGCGCCTTCATCTTCTCCGACGAGCGGGTGGAGCGGGACATGGCCGATGCCTTCGTCATGTTTCCGGTGCTGAGGGAAAAGCGGAACCAGCTCGCCGGCGGCCTCTCCGGCGGCCAGCAGCAGATGCTGGCGATCGCCCGCGCGCTGATGGGCCGTCCCGCATGCCTGCTGCTGGACGAGCCGTCCATGGGGCTCGCGCCCATCCTCGTGGCGCAGATCTTCGACGTGGTGAAGAGCTTGAAGGCCCTGGATGTCGCGGTGCTGCTGGTGGAGCAGAACGCATTTGGCGCCCTGTCCATCGCCGATCGCGGCTACGTCATGGAAACCGGTCGCATCACCATGGACGGCAGCGCGGCGAACCTGATCGCCGACCCGCTCATCCGCGCGGCTTACCTGGGGATCTGA
- a CDS encoding ABC transporter ATP-binding protein, which produces MTLLEVQGLGISFGGVKAVSDVSFTLNVGQIVSVIGPNGAGKTTLFNMISGIYLPRTGKVMLDGEDVTGLRPDLLATRGLSRTFQNLQIFQQMSVLENVIVGFHLHERGAVLSDLLGLPAARRRSRAAEVGARELLERVGLSRAAERESGALSYGALKRLEIARALAARPRVLLLDEPAAGCNAVETEEIDRLICEVAAEGVAILLVEHDMKLVMRLSNCVVVLDHGEKIAEGAPAAVSRDPRVIEAYLGTAAKEAADAHG; this is translated from the coding sequence ATGACCCTGCTCGAAGTCCAGGGGCTCGGCATCTCCTTCGGCGGCGTCAAGGCGGTGAGCGATGTCTCGTTCACCCTGAACGTCGGCCAGATCGTCTCGGTCATCGGACCGAACGGCGCGGGCAAGACCACGCTGTTCAACATGATCTCCGGCATCTACCTGCCAAGAACCGGCAAGGTGATGCTGGACGGCGAGGACGTGACCGGACTGCGCCCGGACCTGCTCGCCACGCGGGGCCTTTCGCGCACGTTCCAGAACCTGCAGATCTTCCAGCAGATGAGCGTGCTCGAGAACGTCATCGTCGGCTTTCACCTGCACGAGCGCGGAGCGGTGCTGTCGGATTTGCTGGGACTTCCGGCCGCGCGGCGGCGCTCCCGCGCGGCGGAAGTGGGGGCGCGGGAGCTCCTGGAGCGGGTCGGCCTGTCCCGCGCGGCGGAGCGCGAATCGGGCGCGCTGTCCTATGGCGCGCTGAAGCGGCTGGAGATCGCGCGCGCGCTGGCCGCACGGCCACGGGTGCTTCTGCTCGACGAGCCTGCGGCGGGCTGCAATGCCGTCGAGACGGAGGAGATCGACCGCCTGATCTGCGAGGTGGCGGCCGAAGGCGTCGCCATCCTTCTGGTCGAGCACGACATGAAGCTGGTGATGCGGCTGTCCAATTGCGTCGTCGTGCTCGATCACGGCGAGAAGATCGCCGAGGGCGCGCCGGCGGCGGTCAGCCGGGATCCCAGGGTGATCGAGGCCTATCTCGGCACCGCGGCCAAGGAGGCGGCAGATGCTCACGGTTGA
- a CDS encoding branched-chain amino acid ABC transporter permease has translation MRLSAKQSTLLVLAFLIIASPFFFPSSYYYRVGSLVFVNAIAVVGIVVLTGYAGQISLGHAGFVGIGAYACALLPVHLGVPPGLAVVLGAGLSGVTAWLVGRPILRLKGYYLAVASLGFGVLVAMVLSNEGAITGGPDGIKVPDLGLRGWLGTLGIELTTPQFWYGFTGLFLVIGAWLALNLHDSATGRALRALHGSEVAARTVGVDVARAKLNAFVISAVYASVSGSLLALQNRLITPDVAGYMHSIELVTMAVLGGAGSVLGAIFGAALLTMLPQVLTVLQDYEHVVLGLVMMLVMIFLPSGLLPSARRLMRGRGE, from the coding sequence ATGCGGCTTTCGGCGAAGCAATCCACGCTCCTCGTGCTGGCGTTCCTGATCATCGCCAGCCCCTTCTTCTTCCCCTCCAGCTATTATTACCGGGTCGGCTCGCTGGTGTTCGTGAACGCCATCGCGGTGGTGGGGATTGTCGTTCTCACCGGCTATGCCGGGCAGATCAGCCTCGGCCATGCCGGCTTCGTGGGGATCGGCGCCTATGCCTGCGCGCTGCTGCCGGTGCATCTCGGCGTGCCGCCGGGGCTTGCCGTGGTGCTCGGCGCGGGGCTTTCGGGCGTGACCGCCTGGCTGGTCGGCCGGCCCATCCTGCGCCTCAAGGGCTATTATCTCGCGGTGGCCAGCCTGGGCTTCGGCGTGCTCGTGGCCATGGTGCTGTCCAACGAGGGGGCGATCACCGGCGGGCCGGACGGCATCAAGGTGCCGGACCTCGGGCTGCGCGGGTGGCTCGGCACCCTTGGCATCGAGCTGACCACCCCGCAATTCTGGTACGGGTTCACCGGCCTGTTCCTGGTCATCGGCGCGTGGCTGGCGCTCAACCTGCACGACAGCGCCACGGGGCGGGCGCTGCGCGCGCTGCACGGCTCGGAAGTCGCCGCGCGCACGGTGGGCGTGGACGTGGCCCGCGCCAAGCTGAACGCCTTCGTCATCTCGGCGGTCTATGCCTCGGTGTCCGGCTCGCTGCTGGCGCTGCAGAACCGGCTGATCACGCCGGACGTGGCCGGCTACATGCACTCCATCGAGCTCGTGACCATGGCCGTGCTGGGCGGGGCGGGCTCCGTGCTCGGTGCCATCTTCGGCGCGGCGCTGCTCACCATGCTGCCGCAGGTGCTCACGGTGCTCCAGGACTACGAGCACGTGGTGCTCGGCCTGGTGATGATGCTGGTGATGATCTTTCTGCCATCCGGGCTGCTTCCGAGCGCGCGACGTCTCATGCGGGGGAGGGGAGAATGA
- a CDS encoding ABC transporter substrate-binding protein, protein MKTCLTGLVALAMMASAASADIKIGAVVSETGPASSLGDPEARTLRLMVDELNAKGGIKGEKARLVLYDDGGDPNKAKTFATRLVEDDGVVAILGGTTTGTSMAILAVAEESKVPFISLAGAIEIIDPVKPYVFKTPHTDRMACLKIFEDMKNRGLTKVGLISGTDGFGASMRAQCLAVARTSGIEIVADETYGPKDADMTPQLTNIRSKPGIQAVLNSGFGQGPATITRNYAQLGITIPLYQSHGVASNAFIELAGAKTAEGVRLPGTALLVGELLDPKDPQKPVVLAYKASFEKAAGAPVSTFGGYAHDAMRILTEAIARAGSSKPAAIRDAIEGTTGLVGTTGTYNYSKTDHLGLDLSAFRILEISNGGWKLVK, encoded by the coding sequence ATGAAAACGTGTCTGACAGGCCTCGTCGCGCTGGCGATGATGGCCAGCGCCGCCAGTGCCGACATCAAGATCGGCGCGGTCGTCTCGGAAACCGGTCCGGCCTCCTCGCTCGGCGACCCGGAGGCCAGGACGCTGCGGCTGATGGTGGATGAGCTCAATGCCAAGGGCGGCATCAAGGGCGAGAAGGCCAGGCTCGTGCTCTATGACGACGGCGGCGACCCGAACAAGGCCAAGACGTTCGCCACCCGGCTGGTGGAGGACGACGGCGTCGTCGCCATCCTCGGCGGCACCACCACCGGCACCTCCATGGCCATTCTTGCCGTGGCCGAGGAGAGCAAGGTGCCCTTCATCTCGCTGGCCGGCGCCATCGAGATCATCGACCCGGTGAAGCCCTACGTCTTCAAGACGCCGCACACCGACCGGATGGCGTGCCTGAAGATCTTCGAGGACATGAAGAACCGCGGCCTCACCAAGGTGGGCCTCATCTCGGGGACGGACGGCTTCGGCGCCTCCATGCGGGCGCAGTGCCTCGCCGTGGCCAGGACGTCCGGGATCGAGATTGTCGCCGACGAGACCTACGGGCCGAAGGACGCGGACATGACCCCGCAGCTGACGAACATCCGCAGCAAGCCGGGCATCCAGGCGGTGCTGAATTCCGGCTTCGGCCAGGGGCCGGCCACCATCACCCGCAATTATGCACAGCTCGGCATCACCATCCCGCTCTACCAGTCGCACGGGGTCGCCTCGAACGCCTTCATCGAGCTTGCCGGAGCCAAGACCGCGGAAGGGGTGAGGCTGCCTGGCACCGCGCTGCTGGTGGGCGAGCTGCTCGATCCGAAGGACCCGCAGAAGCCGGTGGTGCTGGCCTACAAGGCGAGCTTCGAGAAGGCGGCGGGCGCCCCCGTCTCCACCTTCGGCGGCTATGCCCACGATGCCATGCGCATCCTCACCGAAGCCATCGCCCGCGCCGGCTCCAGCAAGCCCGCCGCGATCCGCGACGCCATCGAGGGGACGACCGGCCTTGTCGGCACCACCGGCACCTACAACTACTCGAAGACCGACCATCTCGGCCTCGACCTTTCCGCCTTCCGCATCCTTGAGATCAGCAACGGCGGCTGGAAGCTGGTGAAGTAG